One Halosegnis longus DNA window includes the following coding sequences:
- a CDS encoding LLM class flavin-dependent oxidoreductase, with the protein MQLNLFTMNAVTHVSPGLWRRPGDRAADYTDRDYWTDVARTAERGGFDAVFFADVRGIYDVFDGAREPAIRRAVQTPSNDPRFLIPAMAEVTDDLGFAVTRSTTYNQPYELAREFSTLDHLTDGRVAFNIVTSYLDSAARNLGVGERLDHDDRYDRADEFMDVCYALWEESWDDDAVVRDPDTDTYTNPEGVHTIDHDGEWFTVEGPHGCEPSPQRTPFLYQAGASDRGREFAAGNAEAVFCSYPTKAGVRDYVEDMRDRAESHGRDPDAIGFYPGIVTIVGETEELAEAKYDHYRDMIDVEAVLALLSGFMDMDLSALDPDQRVEHIETEAMQGAVNAFTKADPDRDWTVAEMARFAGLGSTSPVVVGTPEQVADELEAWYRELPIAGFNVKEVARPDSVEDFVSFVVPELRERGLLDASEGDTLRERVTNGGPRLPDDHPARR; encoded by the coding sequence ATGCAGCTGAATCTCTTCACGATGAACGCGGTGACACACGTGTCGCCGGGGCTGTGGCGGCGGCCCGGCGACCGCGCGGCCGACTACACCGACCGCGACTACTGGACCGACGTGGCCCGCACCGCCGAGCGTGGCGGCTTCGACGCCGTCTTCTTCGCCGACGTGCGCGGCATCTACGACGTGTTCGACGGCGCACGCGAACCGGCTATCCGGCGGGCCGTCCAGACCCCCTCGAACGACCCGCGCTTCCTGATTCCGGCGATGGCCGAGGTGACAGATGACCTCGGTTTCGCGGTCACGCGCTCGACGACGTACAATCAGCCGTACGAACTCGCGCGGGAGTTCTCCACGCTCGACCACCTCACCGACGGCCGCGTCGCGTTCAACATCGTCACCTCGTATCTCGACTCGGCGGCGCGCAACCTCGGCGTCGGCGAGCGACTCGACCACGACGACCGCTACGACCGCGCCGACGAGTTCATGGACGTGTGTTACGCGCTGTGGGAGGAGTCGTGGGACGACGACGCCGTCGTGCGCGACCCCGACACGGACACCTACACGAATCCGGAGGGCGTCCACACCATCGACCACGACGGCGAGTGGTTCACCGTCGAGGGACCACACGGCTGTGAGCCGTCGCCACAGCGCACGCCGTTCCTCTATCAGGCCGGCGCGTCCGACCGCGGCCGCGAGTTCGCCGCCGGCAACGCCGAGGCCGTCTTCTGCTCGTATCCGACGAAGGCCGGCGTGCGCGACTACGTCGAGGACATGCGCGACCGCGCCGAGAGCCACGGCCGCGACCCCGACGCAATCGGCTTCTATCCGGGTATCGTCACCATCGTCGGCGAGACGGAGGAGTTGGCCGAGGCGAAGTACGACCACTACCGCGACATGATTGACGTGGAGGCGGTGTTGGCCCTGCTCTCTGGATTCATGGACATGGACCTCTCCGCACTCGACCCCGACCAGCGGGTCGAACACATCGAGACGGAGGCGATGCAGGGGGCGGTCAACGCCTTCACGAAGGCCGACCCCGACCGCGACTGGACCGTCGCGGAGATGGCTCGCTTCGCCGGCCTCGGCTCCACCTCACCCGTCGTCGTTGGCACGCCGGAACAGGTGGCCGACGAACTCGAAGCGTGGTACCGCGAACTCCCGATTGCTGGCTTCAACGTGAAGGAGGTCGCCCGGCCCGACTCCGTCGAGGACTTCGTCTCCTTCGTCGTCCCCGAGCTCCGCGAGCGGGGCCTGCTCGACGCCTCGGAGGGGGACACCCTCCGCGAGCGCGTCACGAACGGCGGTCCACGGCTCCCCGACGACCACCCGGCCCGTCGCTGA